Below is a genomic region from candidate division TA06 bacterium B3_TA06.
GATCACCGCCCAGACCGCACCCAAGCTCAACGTCAAGTTGGTGGTCGAGGGAGCCGACTGCCCCTGCGATCGAGATGGCTCAAAGATCTTGAAGGAGAGGGGAATTGAGGTGCTCCCAGACATCCTGTGCAACTCCGGCGGCGTGATCGTGAGCTACTTCGAGTGGCTGCAGAACAAACGAAGCGAGCTGTGGGAACTTGAAGAGGTAGACCGCAAACTGCAGAACAAGATGAAGGACGCTTACCACCGGGTGCGCGACCGAGCAGCGGAGTTCAATACCGACTGGTGCACCGCCGCACGCATCGAGGCACTTACCAGACTGGAGAGAATCTACAAGAGACGAGGTATCTTCCCGTAACCCGTAACACCGTAACCCGTAACACGGGCATAAATTTCCCCTAGAAGGGGTTCAGCTCAAACCAGGTCGGGGCCTGAGCCCCGGCCTTTCTCTACACGTAGGTCTTTGTGAATAATACCGAGCGGATGAGCCTCAGAGGGTCGGGTGTCTGCCCTCAGACCGGGATTTATATCACCGGAGGACGTAGCGCTGAGAACAAACAACCGCCTGGGAACCGAACACGCCCCAAGCACCTTCGATGTGCATGTAGTCTTCCACGCGGATGCCAGGGTCCCCGCGATCTTCTCCATAATACCGGTAGTCATAAGCGTTGGTGTCCAGAGCCGATACCCAGAACCAAAGGGAGTCGCCCCACAAATCAAGTTCCTCCAGAGGTATCGAGTAACTATCACCGGGCAACAACTCCGGATAGGTGAAAGCGGAATCTATGTAGACTGTATCTGCGTCCTCATCCTCCCACGAGGCCCAGACAAATGCCTTCACCAGATAACCTGCGGCATCGCTGGACTTGCTCCACGCCAGGGTATCGGTAGTGGATATGGTGTCGGTCTGAAATCCCGTTATCTCGAAGCTTCCAGGAATAGTGGTCTGAGCCTCGATCTCCTCCCCCGAAGGATAGGTAACCTCAAGCTCCCAGGTTTGGCCGGCCAAAAGCTGGATGGAATCTGAATAGTAGTATCCCACAGAGTCTTCGTTTTCGGCAAGAGCAAAACTCTGCTCGCCCTGTTTGAGGCTGACCTCTGCCCCGCTGACCCCGCTCCAGGGGAAAACTATCTCCAGCCAGACTTCAAACGTATCGTCATACCAGAAGGTATCCATGATGGTATCCGGCACCAGCGCCAGGGTATCGCCTACTGAAGTGGTTTTTCCAACCATGATGCACGCAAACGAGGAGTCGGTAGTGAGTACAGCATAGATATTAGGTTCACCTTCGTAGGTTTCCGGAGTGGTGTCGCAGGCGATTACGGATAAAAGAAGGATGATGGCGGGTATTATCCTGAATCTCATCACAACCTGGCCCTTATTCCAAAGCTGGGTATGGGGACGGGCAGCATCGGTACTGCTTCCCTTTGGGTGACTCCGTTTTCGTCAATCTCGTAGTCGTAGAAGAGTACGTTGCGCCTGGCGTAAACGTTGAGCACCTGGATGTAGAACTCGGCGTCGTAGCGCTTGAACAGCTTGAAGTGCTTGGTGAAGCCTGCGTCGAGGCGGTGATAGGGCGGATAACGAACCTCGCCCCGTCTGCCCGAGATAGGCATCCAGTCAATCTCTCCCTCTTCATTAACATGCTGATACCAGCCTATCTGTGCTGTGAAGGGAAAACCCGAACCGAACACCCACGCTGTGGTAAAGTTCCAGCCCTTGCCCAGAGGCAGCGCGAACGAGAAATTCACATTGTGCCGCGAGTCGTGCACCGGATAGAACCAGTCGCTATCCTCAAAACGATACTTGGTAACCGAATAAGAGTAACCCAGCCAGGCCGAGCCGCGCTTGAGGAAAACCTCCGCACCGTATGAGTAGCCTTGCCCCATGGAGATGTCACCGGTATCTGTAGTGATCCCTTCTCCTCCAAACCAGGTGGCCTCGCGTATATTTCGTATATCCTTAAAGTAGGCCTCCACCGAAAGACTCATATCCTTACCAAAGAGGTGCTCTGTGCCCAAGGTAGCGAGTGTAGAGTGAAGCGGGGGATAGCGCTCGTCGGCCGGCATCCACTGCTGGACGAACTGGACAGGCATCTTAAGCATCATCTCATCGCGGGGTAGGGGAACGCAAAGGTATTGATAGTAAAGCCCTGCTCCGGCCTTTATCGCCCAGGCGGCAGTGATCCGGCGCTTTATGCCTAACCGGGGAGAAACCCTCCAGTAATCTCCTTTAGAGAAGTACTCACCTCTCATGCCGGTTTCTATGACCCAGAAAGGGGTAGGTTCCCACTTATCCTGCACGTACGCAGCGGCAAGCCAGAAGGTGTCCCGCAGATCATAGAACACGGTATCCGTCTCCTCTTGAATGCTAGAGGTCTCAATAACCTTGCCCTCCAACCCGAACTCTAAAACATGTTCTGGTGCGGTGAACCAACTGAGTCCCCACTGCAGCCCCAGCTCACCGATTCCGCTGCGAAGCCTATAATAATACTCCTCACCGTTTCTCTCAACTACCTTGCTGTCAACCCGGTAACGAGTGGCATTGAATCCGAGAACGGAAAAAAGCTGAGGCGTGAAAAGGTAACGCCAGCGCAGCCCCAAAGTTCCATTCCCCCAACGGAAATCTAAATCCGTTACCCCTTCCTCCTCCTCATACCCTTCCTCTTCAGCCCCTTTCAATGACAGCACGTCGTCGCCGAAGAAGCCGGAGACGGTGAACCGGGATCGTTCGCTGGCGTCCCAGTTCACCTTGGCCTGAAGATCGTAGAAGTGATAGGGGAGATAGATGGAGAAATCGGGATTGAATATCTTATCCAGCGTCCAGGTGATGGCATCAATGTAAGTCCTTCGTCCGGCAACAAGCCAGGAACCTTTGGCACCCCAGGGAAGCGGCCCTTCCACGACAAGCTTGGAGGTCAAAAGCCCGATCTCTCCATAACCGGCTATCCGTTCGCTGTTGCCCGCCTTCATCTCCACGTCAAGCACCGAGGATATCGCTCCGCCGTAACGGGCCGGGTAACCGCCGGTATATAGCTCCGCCCCTTTGAGGGATTCGAGAATGAAGGTGGAAAAGAAGCCCAGCAGATGGTATGGGTTGTAGACGGTAACGCCGTCGAGCAGCACAAGGTTCTGATCCATGGTTCCCCCACGAATGTAAAGGGCAGAGGTAAAATCGGAGACCGACACCACTCCGGGCAGCATATGTAAAGAACGAAACAGATCCTGCTCAACAAATCCCGGTATCTGCTTCAGCTCGCTGAGTTCAACGTGCCTTACCCCAACGTCGACCTCGTGCTCGAACCGCGCACGCTCCGCTGTTACCTCGACCGGTTCCATACCCAGGGGCTGGGGCTTAAGGTAGAAGTCGCGGCGCAGCCTCTTATCGGCTCTGACGTCTATCTCTAAGCGTTCCTCCCGATAACCTATCATCGAAACGATCAAGGTGTGCTTGCCCTCGGGTACACGTGAAAGCACGTAGTAGCCCTGCTTGTTGGTGGCGGTGCCCATGCTTTTATCGGCAAGATAAACGCTGACGTAGCTCAGGAACTCGCCTGACTCCGCTTCGCGCACGAACCCTGCAACCATTCCGGTCTCGGCGGCAAAAAGGAACTCCGTGAGAAAAAGCACTGCCCATATTATTCCCTTGCGCATACCGAACTCTATCCGTCTATTCCTGTATGTCAAGAGGCAATACCGGACCCCCCGGCGACATGCCATCGCAGGCAGATACCGCCGGCAGGTTCGGGAACCGCTTTAACTCATCCGTATGCTGAGAGTTAATCTTAACGGTTATGATCCTGGAAGGATCGGGGGAGCTCGGAAAAGGTCTCTTCCCCTAGATCAACACCAACCACCTCATCGTTTACCCAAATCCTGGTTTCACGTTATCCCTCCTTGGATGCATACTATCTGCTTTGGCAGAGGAAGTCAAGTGGACAAATGTCTGTGCGCCAAGAGATTGTTACCAGGGTAGCGTGATAGGGTGAGGGAAAGATGTGGAACAGCCTTACCTGCCTCTGTGCACGAGGGTGTCGCTCAATTCAAATTGCAAACTGCAAATTCTAAATTGCAAATTTGTCTGGATACAAGCGATAGAACTGTGGGCTTCGATTATGGAGAGATGAAGGGTATATGTTTGAGATTCTAATGAGTGTTGGTCCAGAGGGATAGATAAGCCTGGTTGTGGAGTATAGCTAATTACTAAGTCCAACAGTTTATAAAAACCGTCGCCGTCAATCTTGGGGTTATCCTTTAAGTTTGGGAATTGGCCATCACAGTGGACCAATTTAGCGAGTTGCAGGCCGATAAGTTCAAATAATCGGCAAGTTACCTTTGGCGGCAACCGCATTCAGACCATGCGGATAAGAATACCTCCTCAAGCAAAGGCCTTCTGTCTTCAGCACACTATCTTCTCCCTTGATGGGAAGGAGAGGTAACGAATGCTTCCTATCTTGACATCTTCGGCTGAGCCGTGTAGGATATTCCTAATCCAACAAGGAGGAAAAGATGAATAACCTTGCGTTCATAAAACGAGCAGCGCTCGTTATCCTTGCGCTGCTGATGCCCGTAACTGTTACCTGCAAGAAACAAGCCGGGAATAACAACCAAGTCGAGGAACGGTATCTCATCATCACTGAAGAAGGCGGGGACGAGAAAGAGATAGATGTCACCGGCTGGGAGCCTGGCGAAGAGTTCGTCTGGTTGAGTGGATTCGGCTACCCCTGGCAAGGTGAAGACAGCCTTGACTACCGTATCGAGGATGGTCTTCTATGGGTGAACGGCAAGCTGGTCGGTGCGGACCTTGAAGAGGTCGCGTTCGCCGATCTGTCCAATCCTGAGGAGATAGTTAGCGTTCGCACGGATGCAGAGCATATGTTGGAGCTGAAGCGATTCCCCAATCTTACTGTAGTATTTCCTTTTGTCATAAAAGATGATGACTTGGCACACCTTAAGGGTTTCACCAACCTTAGGGCGTTGTATCTGCTCGGGCCCCTGATCACGGACGCCGGGCTTCGCCACCTTTCAGGCCTCACCAACCTGAGGGAGTTGTATCTGTGGGAGACCGACATCACGGACGCAGGGTTTGTGCATCTCAAGGGTCTCACCAACCTGAGGGTGTTGAGTTTGTTCGAGACGGATATCACCGACGCCGGGCTTCGCCACCTTGAGGGACTCAAGAACCTGAGGGTGTTGGGTCTGCTCGGTACCGATATCACGGACGCCGGGCTTGCCCACCTTAAAGGTCTCACTAACCTGAAGGGGTTGTATCTGAACGGCACCGATGTCACGGACGCCGGGCTTCGCCACCTTTCAGGCCTCACCAACCTGAGGGTGTTGGATCTGGGGGCCACCGACATCACGGACGCTGGGCTTACGCACCTTAAAGGACTCACCAACCTGAGGGAGTTGAATCTGTGGTATACCGCTATCACCGACGCGGGACTTAAACACCTTAAAGGTCTCACCAACCTGAGGGAGTTGAATCTGCGGAATACCGACATCACGGACGCCGGGCTTCGCCACCTTGAGGGCCTCAAGAATCTGAGGATGTTGGATCTGTGGAGAACCAAGATCACGGACGCCGGGGAAAAAGAGTTAAAAAAGGCGCTGCCGGAGTGTGGGATTTACCGTCATTATAGGTAAGGATCGCAGAGGGAGCTAACGGCATGGACGCGGCTGCGCCGCTCATTTCAAATTTCAAAGTGCAAAATGCAAATTGAAGGTGCGCTAACGGCTAACAGCTCACCGCCGACCGCCCACGGCTGACAGCAAACGTGTATAGGGTGTACCTTAAAGCATCCGTGGGATATTAGTTCGCTAGCGAGGCTGATACCCTATGAACGCATACAGTGCTCAAGGGATATGCTATACCTGACGGGAGCACGCTGTCCCATTAAGGGAGGAGAGTAATCTGCCTCCTCTATAAGAACCAGTCATGTAAACAGTTACACCTGTATCCAAACTCTAAACCCTCATGCACCCCCCCTACCTCCCTATGCATCTTGCCAACCGACCCAGATTAACTTCCCTTAAAGGCATCTAACTAATATTCTCGAATCTCCCTCTACCCTCTTCTCCAGACCCCCCAATTAGTCCGCTCTCATGGTCAATTCCCTTAAGTTTTTCTATCCTTAGTTTAGCTGTATCGTTCATTGCGCCAGCCATTTCTCTATTGTGACGGTGGTTCCATGACCTGGTTGGGTATTGATCTCCATATGGTCAGTAAGCCTTTTCGCACCGGGTAGTCCTTTCCCCATGGCCTTCATTGAGGACCAGCCGTCCTTTAGAGCCAGTTCCACATCATCTATTCCCGGACCATTATCGATGAAGCTTATGCGAATCCCGCTGTGAGAATCGGAGTGTTCTTCTATGTGAACTTCTCCTTCGCCTGCGTAGAGGTAGATGTTTCGGGCCAGCTCAGATACCGCGGTGCTGATCCGGGTCTGATCAACAAGCCCGAAACCTAACTTTCGAGCCACCTCTTTTGCTGCGGCACGTGCGTGGACGATGTCAGATTCCTCTTTAATCGGAACCACTATCATCCGCTTCCTCTTCTTCGCTTTCCTCCTCGAGACCTTGCTTCTCTGAGGCCTTCTCCTTCAGGCTCTCCTGCAGGAGTTCGTAGCCTTCGTCAAGGTTTATTGCTGTCCTTACCCCACCTAAGGAAAGCCCCAACTCCACCAATGTGATGGCAACCGCTGGCTGCATGCCCACGATCACGATCTCCGCATCAAGTGTAGAGGCCATCCTGGCTGTGTCCGCAAGGGTGCGCCCCATGAAGGAATCAACCATCTCCAAGGCTGAGATATCGATGAGTACGCCCTTGGCCTGAGTCTGGGAGATGCGCTCGAGGATATCTTGCTGAAGCTGCTGGGCTATCCGGTCGTGCAGGTCAATCTGGATGGAGACGAGCAGGAAATCCTTCAGCTTAAGGATAGGAATAGAGGTGTTCTCTAGCATGGCTAGGCTTTCCGCTCTTCTACCATCCTTATGTTCAGACGCCCAAAGGCCCACTTCAAACCTTCAGCCAGGGTAGAGAGTGTCTCTACCCCTGAGAGATCCACCCCCAGATGCACCATGGTCTGGGCGACCTCCGGTCGTATGCCGGTGATAACGCAGTCAGCACCCAGAAGCTGCACCGCGGCAATCGTTTTTAACATGTGATTGGCTACAGCCGAGTCAACCGTGGGAACGCCGGTGATGTCCAGTATGGTCACCTTGGTTTGGGTGGCCGCGATATCTGTCAAGAGGGACTCGGTGAGCCTCTGCGAGCGCCGGGTATCGAGCGTTCCGATAAGGGGCAGAACCAGCACACGCTCCCATATCTTGATGATGGGTGTTGAAAGCTCCTCAATTGCCTTGCGCTGTTGCTCGATAAGGGCGAGTTTTTCCTCAAGCTCTTCGGCCTTCTTCGTGCTCTCGCGAACCTCCTCGCCCATGTCGGAGATCACGAGATTTATCCCGGTCTCTACTGCGCTAAGGGCATCGGCCTTCTCTATATCGGTGTCGGTCTCAATCTGGACCCCGAAATCGCCGCACGCGGCCTGAGAAAGAATCTCTTCCATCCTTTCGATTCGGCTTTCCAGATCGGCTATCCCTTTCGTTTTAGCCATACTTCACTCCTTCACAATGAGGCTAATTACTTTGATTCCTTCTCTTTTCCCTTTTCGTCTTTCAGCCAGGCAAGGGCTTCTTCTTCCGTGTCGAAGAACTTGAGATCTCTCCCTCTTCCTATCGCTGTGAATACGATTTTGCCAAGCATCCGGAGTGTCGGGTTCGCTCCATGGATCGCTATCTTACCCCAGTTGACCAGGTTGATAGTTTCGCGGATTGTCTTGCGGGTCTGTTTATCGTGGAGAGTCTGAGACTCCTCGGCCAGCTCGATGAAGAAGTAGCGGTGTAGCTCGGGTTCAAAATTGTCTTTGACAAAATGGAAGAAGCCGGAGGTACCCTCCGAGTCTAATGCCTGATAGAGAACCGCGCGCATCACCTCGTTTTCCTCGTCGAACCAGATCTTGTACTTCTCTTTCTCCTCCATTTTTATTCTCCTTTCAGCGATTTAAAGGTTTTCTTGCGCAAGAAAAGCGAGTATCTTGCTTGCACCGAATCAGGTTTAGTCCCGATTCAGCTACGGCTAACATTATTCTGTCTTCATCTATGCCCACACTACCCATACTTGTAAGGGGGAAATCTTTGAACATATTACTGTTTTTCCTTCCCTTGTCAACCCCATTTGATCAGCTCATCCTATTAATGCCCGAACATCCTTAAATAATATTATTTTATTACATTTATCTAAAGGAACCAGCTAGATGGAGTCATTTCTAATTTTATTGGCTACTTCTTCCTATCTGAAAAATGACCTAAATGTTCACTTGACATATGCAGTTTTTTGATTATAATCAATCAACGAACAAAAGGAGTCGTTCTTTGGAAATAAAAAACTGCTTCGCACACAGCGGGTGTTTCAGCAAAGACTAACGCAGGCTTTACCGCTTCGAAAAGCCTGAAAACCTTAGCCAAAACTGCTTGATACATTTAAGTATCAAGTATTAAAAAGGAGAGCTAAATGCCGAAAACCACAAAAAAAACAAACAAGTATGCAACAGATTCGGAGTTCGTCCGCGATCTGGAGCATGACATCACTGCCTTCATAAAGGCCGGCGCTGAACAATCCGATGTCGACGAAAAGTACAACGAACTCGCCCTTCGGTTGTTTGAGTACCAATACAACATGAACATACCTTACCAGAAGTACTGTGACAAATACGGCAAAAAACCAGGCACCATAGATTCCTGGGAAGAGATTCCCGTGGTTACCACTTCCGCATTCAAGGAAGTGACATTCAGGACCTTTCCGGAGGAAGAAACTGTAATGCTCATGACCAGTAGCGGAACAGACGATCCTGAAAAGCGCTCAAAGGTCTATCTTAATAAGATGGGTCTCGAGTTATTCGACTTGTCCACCCAAACCGCAATAGAACTTGGATTGTATGGTTCCCCGGATGAGAAGTTTCACGCATTGTTGCTCGGTCCCGATCCCGAATTAACGCCCGAGGCATCTATAGTGGTACGCGGACTAATACAAGTGGTTGAAGGGCATTATATCGGGAAGCCGGAATTCTTCATAAAGCCTGATGGGTTCGATTTCGCAGGCCTTGCCGAAAGACTCAGGCAGGCCGAAGAGACCGGTGAACCGGTGGTGATCGCTGGAGCCACGTTCGGACATATCCACTTCTTTGACTATTGCCAATCCCAGGGCATCTCCTTCAAGCTGCCCGAAGGCAGCCGCTGCTTTGACGGTGGAGGCTACAAAGGCAAAGCAAGACAGATCACCAGAGAAGAGTACTGTCAACTGGCTAAAAAGGTACTTGACGTACCGTCACATCTTCTTGTAAATTGCTACGGCATGGTCGAGGTACCCTTGCCTTTCATGGAAAACGTATTCTACAACCACAGAAAAGGCATAAAGGAACCACGCTACAAGATGATTCCTCACTGGGGGAAAACCCTGGTTGTTGATCCCGACACCCTGAAGCCTTTGCCCAAGGGCGAACGAGGATTGCTTCGTCATTACTGTTTGGCTAATCTTGTGACCGCGCAGGCTATTCAAACGGATGATGTAGGTGTCGCAATCGGTTCCGGCTTCGAAATCTTGGGCCGTGCAAAAGGCTCCGAGGCGCGCGGCTGTTCCATTGCCATTGACGAACTCCTCAGCGCACAAAAAAAATAATGGAGGACAGGATGTCAGGGGCAGAAACATCTACCCCGGTGTTCTTCCTGTGTGCCCTGGATGAGACCCACGTTTAGAACCCTTTTGCCCTTGAGGTCCAAACCCGCGGGGATCGCGTCAGGAGAGATTCGCTGGCACCCACATCCTCCCTAGTTCTCCAATCATCGCAGAACCAAAACCAGCAAGGGAAAACTACCTATCCCATCTTGCGATTTATGAGTTTGTGGAGAGGATAGACAAAACCGTAGCCTTCTGGCGTGATCCCCGCTTTCCCTTTGCTCCTGTTCATGTCTTACTCCTTCAGAGCGGGCTAATTACTCTGATTCCTTCTCTTTTTCAGCCTTCAGCCAAGCAAGGGCCTCTTCTTCGGTTGCGAAGAACTTGGTATCCTTCGCCCTTCCAAGTGCCGTCGCTGCGATTCTGCCAAACATCCGCACGGCTGGTTTCGCGCCGCAGATCGCTATCTTGTAGAAATCAAGACTCGCAGCCCCATCCTTTAGTAATTTACGGCCTTCCTTCTCGGGTATAATCTGGCCACGTTCGGAAGAGATCTTGACTGATAGATAACGCCGTTGCTCCGGGGTGAATCCCTTTGCAGAGTTAATGAAACTTCCTACGTCTTCCGTCTCGAACTTATCAAAGATCTCCAGCCACAGTACCCCGTTCTCCTCGTCGTACCAGAGTTTGGATTTGTCTTTCTCTTTCATTTTTCTCCTCCTTTTGGCGATTTAAGGGTTTCCTCGCGCAATAAAAGCGAGTCTCTTGCTTGCATCGAATCTGGTTTTAAGCCTGATTCAGTCACAGCAAGCATTACACTTCTCTATGCCCACACTACCCATACTTGTAAGCGGGGAATCTTTGGACATATTACTGTTTTTCTTTCCTTTGTCAAGTCCATTTGATTAGCTCACTCTATTAATGCCCGAACATCCCTAAATAATATTATTTTATTACATTTATCTAAAGGAACCAACTAAATGGAACCATCTGTAGTCTTATTGGCTATCCATTTCTATTTGGAAAATGACCTAAATGTTCACTTGACATATGCAATTTTTTGACTATAATCAATCAATGAATAAAAAGAGTCGTTCTTTAGAGATGAAGAACTGCTTCGCCCACAGCGGGTGTTTCAGCAAAGACTAACGCAGGTGTTGCCGCTTCTAAAAGCCTGAAAACGTTAGCCGAAAACGCTTGATACATTAAAGTATCAAGTATTAAGAAGGAGGAACAAATGCCGAAAACAACAAAAAAAACAAAGAGGTATGCAGCCGATTCGGACTTCGTCCGCAATCTGGAACAGGACATCACAGCCTTCATAAAGGCAGGACGTGATCAAGCCGGCACCGAGGAGCGCTTCAATGAACTGGCCCTTCTGTTGTTCGAGTACCATTATAACGCGAATGCGCCCTATCAGAAGTACTGCCAGAAAAGAGGAGTTGCCCCAGGCGAGATCCGCTCCTGGACACAGATCCCTGCGGTGCCCACAACCGCTTTCAAGGAGATCCCCTTATGCACCTTCCCACCGGAAAAGGCTGTGAAGGTCTTCACGAGCAGCGGGACCACCCAGCAGACCAAGCGCTCAACCCTTTATTTCGATGAAGCCGGGCTTCGCTTGCTTGAGCTGTCTCAGCAGACGGTGGTGACTGAGACCATGTGTCGTGATTTCGACAAGGCTCGTCTTTTGCTCGCTGCTCCCCCACCAACTATGGCTCCCAATTTGGCGTTGACCAACTACCCGCTGCTCGCGCTTAAAGGCCGCCTGATTGGTGAGCCGGTGTATCTTATCGGCAAGGAAGGACTTGATTTCCCTGGATTGGTAGCGAACTTAAGAGAAGCCGAAGATCCCCTGATTCTGACCGGAGCCACGTTCGCGTTCCTTCACTTCTTCGAGTACTCGAAATCCCAGAATATGTCGTTCCGGCTTCCCGAGAAAAGCGTTATAAACGACGGCGGAGGCTTCAAAGGGCAGGCGCGAGAGATACCCAGGGAAGAGT
It encodes:
- a CDS encoding sigma-b regulator rsbr; the encoded protein is MAKTKGIADLESRIERMEEILSQAACGDFGVQIETDTDIEKADALSAVETGINLVISDMGEEVRESTKKAEELEEKLALIEQQRKAIEELSTPIIKIWERVLVLPLIGTLDTRRSQRLTESLLTDIAATQTKVTILDITGVPTVDSAVANHMLKTIAAVQLLGADCVITGIRPEVAQTMVHLGVDLSGVETLSTLAEGLKWAFGRLNIRMVEERKA
- a CDS encoding anti-anti-sigma factor, which codes for MLENTSIPILKLKDFLLVSIQIDLHDRIAQQLQQDILERISQTQAKGVLIDISALEMVDSFMGRTLADTARMASTLDAEIVIVGMQPAVAITLVELGLSLGGVRTAINLDEGYELLQESLKEKASEKQGLEEESEEEEADDSGSD